The following coding sequences are from one Phycisphaeraceae bacterium window:
- a CDS encoding ABC transporter ATP-binding protein, giving the protein MAEAPSTLTVQGLSKTYGTLVAVSGVSFDLNPGDILALVGPNGAGKTTTMRAVCGIISPTAGAITIAGHSLKDDPIAAKAALAYVPDDPKLFDALTVWEHLQFIAAAYNVADWQPAAEALLEAFDLVPKRTALAMELSRGMRQKVAIACAYLHNPALILLDEPLTGLDPVGIRTMKDSIRARAEAGAAVVLSSHLLGLVQDLCTRVLIMKGGVLRFAGTIAEARDRFAAGAAGASLEEVFFSATSGDVSGTESTPEAKP; this is encoded by the coding sequence ATGGCCGAGGCGCCCAGCACGCTCACTGTTCAGGGCCTGAGCAAGACCTACGGCACGCTCGTCGCCGTGAGCGGCGTCTCCTTCGATCTCAATCCTGGCGACATCCTCGCGCTCGTCGGGCCGAACGGCGCGGGCAAGACGACCACGATGCGCGCTGTGTGCGGCATCATCTCCCCGACTGCCGGCGCCATCACGATCGCCGGGCACAGCCTCAAGGACGACCCGATCGCCGCGAAGGCCGCCCTGGCGTACGTCCCCGATGATCCCAAGCTCTTCGACGCGCTGACGGTCTGGGAGCACCTGCAGTTCATCGCCGCGGCGTACAACGTTGCCGACTGGCAACCGGCGGCGGAGGCGCTCCTCGAGGCGTTCGATCTTGTCCCCAAGCGGACCGCGCTCGCGATGGAGCTTTCCCGCGGCATGCGGCAGAAGGTCGCCATCGCGTGCGCTTACCTGCACAACCCGGCCCTCATCCTTCTTGACGAGCCGCTGACCGGACTCGACCCCGTCGGCATCCGCACGATGAAGGACTCGATCCGTGCCCGCGCCGAGGCGGGTGCGGCGGTCGTGCTGTCGTCGCACCTGTTGGGGCTGGTGCAGGACCTGTGCACGCGCGTGCTGATCATGAAGGGCGGCGTCCTGCGTTTCGCCGGGACGATCGCCGAGGCGCGGGATCGATTCGCCGCGGGCGCGGCCGGCGCTTCGCTCGAGGAGGTCTTCTTCTCTGCCACCTCCGGTGATGTATCGGGCACGGAATCGACTCCCGAGGCGAAGCCGTGA
- a CDS encoding ferredoxin family protein produces MPHIIAEPCIGTKDTSCVEVCPVDCIHPTKNEQQFETADQLFIDPDTCIDCGLCVDECPVKAIFPQEDLPGEWNKYIQLNLDYYKK; encoded by the coding sequence ATGCCCCACATCATCGCCGAGCCCTGCATCGGCACCAAGGACACCTCCTGCGTCGAGGTCTGCCCTGTCGACTGCATCCACCCGACCAAGAACGAACAGCAGTTCGAGACCGCCGACCAACTCTTCATCGACCCCGACACCTGCATCGATTGCGGCTTGTGCGTCGATGAGTGCCCCGTCAAGGCGATCTTCCCCCAGGAGGACCTGCCGGGGGAGTGGAACAAGTACATCCAGTTGAACCTCGACTACTACAAAAAGTAA
- a CDS encoding DUF4870 domain-containing protein: MRVHQAGISMDEFFTTNAPPPRRRVIDEGATADQRTYATFVHLSTFLMFAIGVPLVAPLVLWLIKRNESLYISDHGKEAINFNISIIIYYLVGLLLVAVCGLGFLVIGATFVLTIVGPILAAFAANRGEIYRYPACLRLIA, encoded by the coding sequence ATGCGCGTGCACCAGGCCGGAATCTCCATGGACGAATTCTTCACCACCAACGCCCCCCCGCCCCGCCGCCGCGTGATCGATGAAGGCGCCACGGCGGACCAGCGGACCTACGCCACGTTCGTCCACCTCTCCACCTTCCTGATGTTCGCCATCGGCGTCCCCCTCGTCGCCCCGCTGGTGCTCTGGCTCATCAAGCGCAACGAATCCCTCTACATCAGCGACCACGGCAAGGAAGCGATCAACTTCAATATCTCGATCATCATTTACTACCTGGTGGGGCTTTTGCTGGTCGCCGTCTGCGGCCTGGGCTTCCTGGTGATCGGCGCCACCTTCGTGCTGACCATCGTCGGCCCGATCCTCGCCGCCTTCGCGGCCAACCGCGGCGAGATCTACCGCTACCCCGCGTGCCTCCGGCTGATCGCGTGA
- a CDS encoding AAA family ATPase, translated as MRAIVTGQVGMDKKPYLQGVQAFAGDQGESLEVHHIGDLMYAEARDIRPGKILDLPLSRLTSLRRAAFKDVISSTRGQKNLVVNTHATFRWRHGLFSAFDFDQVRALEPDLLVCLVDNIEVVHHRLHLEHQIDATLKDCMVWREEEILATELLSQAVAGSRFYILSRGRHTDTRQTLFRLVCRPDMKKVYPSFPMSHVVDMPDVLAEIDEFRAALAGHFITFDPGDVDEKLLLERAIAAAREGKEFLEVAPHSFGGAMTGAGGGGGMGAIRVRVREVLDIAGDIDGQIYMRDFKLIDQSDMIVSLIPELPGGVPGLSSGVERELQHAFEHTKEVYIVWKPKKSPSPFITETATKIFSSVPEALAYFEAQGMFGQKNLFGH; from the coding sequence ATGCGAGCGATCGTCACAGGCCAGGTCGGGATGGACAAGAAGCCGTACCTGCAGGGCGTCCAGGCCTTTGCGGGCGACCAGGGGGAGTCCCTGGAGGTGCACCACATCGGTGACCTGATGTACGCCGAGGCGCGGGACATCCGGCCCGGGAAGATCCTCGACCTGCCGCTGTCCCGACTGACCTCGCTGCGCCGGGCGGCGTTCAAGGACGTCATCTCCAGCACCCGCGGCCAGAAGAACCTGGTGGTGAACACGCACGCGACCTTCCGCTGGAGGCACGGGCTCTTCTCGGCCTTCGATTTCGACCAGGTGCGAGCGCTGGAGCCGGACCTCCTGGTGTGCCTGGTCGACAACATCGAGGTGGTCCACCATCGGCTGCACCTGGAGCACCAGATCGATGCGACGCTGAAAGACTGCATGGTGTGGCGCGAGGAGGAGATCCTCGCGACGGAGCTGCTGTCGCAGGCGGTGGCGGGATCGCGGTTCTACATCCTCAGCCGCGGGCGGCATACGGACACGCGCCAGACGCTCTTCCGGCTGGTGTGCCGGCCGGACATGAAGAAGGTGTACCCGTCGTTCCCCATGTCGCACGTGGTTGACATGCCCGATGTGCTGGCGGAGATCGACGAGTTCCGCGCCGCGCTGGCGGGGCACTTCATCACCTTCGATCCCGGCGATGTCGACGAGAAACTGCTGCTGGAGCGGGCGATCGCGGCGGCGCGCGAGGGAAAAGAGTTCCTGGAGGTTGCCCCGCACTCATTCGGCGGCGCGATGACGGGTGCGGGGGGTGGTGGGGGGATGGGGGCGATCCGGGTGCGGGTGCGCGAGGTGCTGGACATCGCGGGGGACATCGACGGCCAGATCTACATGCGGGACTTCAAACTCATCGATCAGTCCGACATGATCGTGAGCCTGATCCCGGAACTCCCCGGCGGCGTGCCCGGGCTGTCGTCGGGCGTGGAGCGGGAACTGCAGCACGCCTTCGAGCACACCAAAGAGGTCTACATCGTCTGGAAGCCGAAGAAGTCCCCGTCGCCCTTCATTACGGAGACGGCGACGAAGATCTTCAGCTCGGTGCCCGAGGCGCTGGCGTACTTCGAGGCGCAGGGGATGTTCGGGCAGAAGAACCTGTTCGGGCACTGA
- the sucD gene encoding succinate--CoA ligase subunit alpha, translating into MAILVNADTRVICQGITGSFGAQHTRGCLHYGTRLVGGVTPGKGGTKDPNGLPIFDTVEQAVKATGATATMIFVPPAFAGDAILEAAAADLTLVCCITEGVPVQDMIRVRSILDEMNITAPAGEQTILIGPNCPGIITPGKKTGSGESPADPYTSATKSGGGCKIGIMPGYIHTHISESKSGKAVGIVSRSGTLTYEAVWQTSRLGLGQSTCVGIGGDPVRGVNHIDCLKLFEADPDTHGILMIGEIGGSDEEAAAEYIRAHVKKPVAAFIAGRTAPPGRRMGHAGAIIESGGQGTAEGKIKALEAAGVTVAMSPAEMGDAMMKAMKLA; encoded by the coding sequence ATGGCCATCCTCGTCAACGCCGACACCCGCGTCATCTGTCAGGGCATCACCGGTTCCTTCGGCGCCCAACACACCAGGGGCTGCCTGCACTACGGCACCCGCCTGGTCGGCGGCGTCACCCCCGGCAAGGGGGGCACCAAGGACCCCAACGGCCTCCCCATCTTCGATACCGTCGAGCAGGCCGTGAAGGCCACCGGCGCCACCGCCACCATGATCTTCGTCCCCCCGGCCTTCGCGGGCGATGCCATCCTCGAGGCCGCCGCGGCGGACCTCACGCTGGTCTGCTGCATCACCGAGGGGGTCCCGGTGCAGGACATGATCCGCGTCCGCTCGATCCTCGATGAGATGAACATCACGGCCCCCGCCGGCGAGCAGACCATTCTCATCGGCCCCAACTGCCCCGGCATCATCACACCGGGCAAGAAGACCGGCTCCGGGGAATCCCCCGCGGATCCGTACACCTCCGCGACCAAGTCCGGCGGTGGCTGCAAGATCGGCATCATGCCCGGCTACATCCATACCCACATCTCGGAGAGCAAGTCCGGCAAGGCCGTCGGCATCGTCTCTCGCTCGGGCACCCTCACCTACGAGGCCGTCTGGCAGACCAGCCGCCTGGGCCTGGGGCAGTCCACCTGCGTCGGCATCGGCGGCGATCCGGTCCGCGGCGTCAACCACATCGATTGCCTCAAGCTCTTCGAGGCGGACCCCGACACGCACGGCATCCTCATGATCGGCGAGATCGGCGGCAGCGACGAGGAGGCCGCGGCGGAGTACATCCGCGCCCACGTCAAGAAGCCCGTCGCCGCCTTCATCGCGGGCCGCACCGCGCCCCCCGGCCGCCGCATGGGCCACGCCGGCGCCATCATCGAGAGCGGCGGCCAGGGCACCGCGGAGGGGAAGATCAAGGCCCTCGAGGCCGCGGGCGTCACCGTCGCCATGAGCCCCGCGGAAATGGGCGACGCCATGATGAAGGCCATGAAGCTCGCCTGA
- a CDS encoding methylated-DNA--[protein]-cysteine S-methyltransferase: MVLGATDAGVTHAWFVDGPVERAIEGIAAGAGVAAAVERRATPITDALAGELEEYFRGGRVEFTVPLAARGTAFQRRVWGELLRIPHGATTTYGAIARRLGDAGASRAVGAANGANPIAVVVPCHRVIDSQGGLHGYAGGLHRKRFLLDLEGSGATLFAPAGA, from the coding sequence ATGGTGCTGGGGGCGACGGATGCGGGCGTGACGCACGCGTGGTTCGTGGACGGGCCGGTGGAGCGGGCGATCGAGGGGATCGCCGCGGGCGCTGGGGTGGCTGCTGCCGTGGAGCGGCGGGCGACGCCGATCACCGATGCGCTGGCCGGGGAACTGGAGGAGTACTTCCGCGGCGGACGCGTCGAGTTCACCGTGCCGCTGGCGGCGCGGGGGACGGCGTTTCAGCGGCGGGTGTGGGGGGAGTTGCTGCGGATTCCGCACGGGGCGACGACGACGTACGGCGCGATCGCGCGGCGGCTGGGTGATGCGGGGGCATCGAGAGCGGTGGGGGCGGCGAACGGCGCCAACCCGATCGCGGTCGTCGTCCCGTGCCACCGGGTGATCGATTCGCAGGGCGGGCTGCATGGGTACGCCGGCGGGCTGCACCGCAAGCGGTTCCTGCTGGATTTGGAAGGGTCGGGGGCGACGCTCTTTGCGCCGGCGGGGGCTTGA
- a CDS encoding MarR family transcriptional regulator — MTPSTPTSLQHELGKRAPFDSPAHEAALNIVRTAAALSCDFARLFKQFGLSAASYNVLRILRGHHPAGIASQQIGPMMVASVPDVTRLVDRLADAGLAERCRTEQDRRVVIVRITRKGLDLLARLDKPVHAMHESQLGHMTHSQLATLSDLLVMARQAPGAGEPDTTREP, encoded by the coding sequence ATGACCCCCTCCACCCCCACCTCCCTCCAGCACGAACTCGGCAAGCGGGCCCCCTTCGACTCGCCCGCCCACGAGGCCGCCCTCAACATCGTCCGCACCGCCGCGGCTCTCTCGTGCGACTTCGCCCGCCTCTTCAAGCAGTTCGGCCTCTCCGCCGCCTCCTACAACGTCCTTCGCATCCTCCGCGGCCACCACCCCGCCGGCATCGCCTCCCAGCAGATCGGCCCCATGATGGTCGCCTCCGTCCCCGATGTCACCCGCCTGGTCGACCGCCTGGCCGACGCCGGCCTCGCCGAACGCTGCCGCACCGAGCAGGACCGCCGCGTCGTCATCGTCCGGATCACCCGCAAGGGCCTCGACCTCCTGGCCCGCCTCGACAAGCCCGTCCACGCCATGCACGAATCGCAGCTCGGCCACATGACCCACTCCCAACTCGCCACCCTCAGCGACCTGCTCGTCATGGCCCGGCAGGCCCCCGGCGCCGGCGAGCCCGACACCACCCGCGAACCCTGA